TATAAATCTCTCCTTGATCTTTTGTTGACATGTCAAATGGATTTACTCCTGCAACCGTATTTTGTGATAAATTGACTTCAATCGAAGAAGCTAATTGGAAATAATTTGAAGTCACCTTATTCATAACAATAGGATCTAACAACGCCCCTTTCAAAGCTCTTTGCCTGAACGCCAATTCAAATTTTTTTGACACCACTACTTCTCCCGCTATCGTTTTTGCTATGTCCTTGTTAGGAACAGAGCCTCGTTTAAGTATTAAGGAACTTCTTTGGTCTCTATTTGCCCCACATATATTGCAAGCTACCGTTTCATCATAGATCGTTCCACACTCCTGACCAGCAGGCTCAAAAGTCGTTTTAACTTTCATATGAAATAGCTCTGCCGCATCTAGTTCTTTTTTACTGTATTTTCGTTTTATTTCCCATCCAAAGAAAAATGCCTTATTGTAATTCTGCTGTATCTGCTTTGCAATTACTGGAATTTTATGGTATCGAGGATCTTCTCTTGTCAACTCAACTATTTTTACAGATGTCCCTAAATTCCTTCCTTCATCTCTCTCAAAAAGTAGATCCGCGTATTCATAATTTATTCTAAGCTCTATTATTTCTTTCATAACCGTTTGTTAATAACCTGATGGTAGAGGATATTTGGAATAAACCTGTTTCATTATGGTCTGTAATTCTGTAGCACTAGGTATGCCTCTGCCATAAGGCCACAGTGCCCGGAATTCATTCGTGATAACTTGGTGGTATGACCCATTTAATGGAACTAATGGCCCGTTGGCCGCACCACCAAGATACTTCGGTGTAATATGGTGAAGTTCTGTCATTCCCGCCTTTTTAGGATACAATTTTTGTGCGGCTTTCACTAAATCGTCAGAATAGCGAACACTTTTGACGCCCCAAATTGTAGCTTTAAGGAAAGATGTGGCTAGCTTAAGACCCGAAAAAATTTGACCACCAACGAACATATCTTCTATAAAATAATTTGGCTGAGCCGCTCCCGTAGCTAATGGTAGACCTCTTGGACTTAGAAAAGTATGTTCTGGTAGATTGATAGGATTATTTTCATTAAAAGCAGGGACTTTGCCTCCGGGTCCATTATCGTTATAAGCAGTGTAGTTACTCTTATTAGAAAGAGACTCAGAAAGACTATTATATTTTAAGTACCCTCCCACTGCACCAAGCGCACCGCCTCCTAATCCACCAAATAATGCCCCCCGGCCTATTTCGCCCCAACTTCCACCTCCAAGTGCCGCAAAGGATCCACCACTAAACGCACCAGCTGCGGCACCAGCCGCGGCATAAACTCCCATGCTTGCAGCAGAAGACGTGGTTGCAGCACTTCCAAATGCGCCAACCACTGCATCGCCAATTCCTGCCGTTGCAGCGCCAATAGCTGCCCCACCAATGATGTAACCAACCATTCCCCATCCTTTGGCTCCCCGGTCCTTTCCGATCTGCCATCCTGAAAACCCTCCTATCGCAGCTCCAATGACAAAGTTCCAAAAGTTTCCATCAGGATCCGTGTATACCAGCGGATTATTCATCGCATAGGTATAACGATTAAAACTTTGCGTCATAAATGGCTCTTGCACATAATTATCCGGGCTTAAAACACGGCCAAGTACCGGGTCATACAAACGCGCGTTCATATTGATCAATCCAAACTGGTCCAGATGTTCGTGGCCGGTGTAACCACGGTAGAGCCAAACTGGTAATCCTGTCGCACTAGTAGGTCCTAAGAGGGCCCAGGTTGTTACATTCCTTCTTCTTCCCCATGCATCAAAGCTCTGCTGCGCTTCTACTACTCCTGAGTTGTTGGTGACGGCAACAATAGAGCCCAGATGATCGGTATAGGTATAGTGGGTACTGTCAATGCCATTCCCGGTAACAATGATGGCAGACAGTCCCACCGGCGTAGCGATGTAATGAATATACCGTGTAATATTGTTCTTAACGTCCTTTTCATACCCACTGAAATAAGTGCGTGTATTTATGGTAGTACTGCCTTGTTTGGTCACACTTTTGATACGCTCATAATCGGCCCCATAAGTATAGGTAAGCTCGTATCCATTTTCTTTTATCACATCAGGCTGCATAAAAGCCGTATAAATGATATCTTGTTGTAAAAGTGATATTGAGGATGGGTTGGTTATGCCTGTAACCGCATTCGGCTTGCTGGCATGGTATGCATAAGTTCCGGCATCTGTTTTGGTGGCTATGTTCCCATTAGAACCATAGGTTGTAGTAAAAGACCCAAGAACTCCACTAATGGTGGAACCAGTCAGACGGTTCAGGTTGTCATACGTAAAGGTTTCGGTCTTGGCAACAGTAGAGCGTGCATCATTCCGGCTGGTCAGGTTGCCTGTTTGATAATTCCAGACCATTCTAAGGTCCTGAATGCCTGCTGTTTCAAATTTAGTCGGAAACCCGTTCACATAAGTATTGACAGATGATTTTGTATTGCCCAATGAATACGCCGTTACCTGTCCCTGTCCGTTGGTGGTTGTAGTGGTGTAAAGATCAGTGGAGCCCCTTTTGATTTTTTGTATATATCCATTTCCATCATACTGGTTAGTGATCACCAACCCGGACGGATAAGTCGTGGTCAGCACATCACCAAAAGCGTTATAGGTATAACTGGTGATATTGTCCAAGTTATCTACCTTTTCGTTCATAGTCAGTATGCGCCCCAATGCATCATAAGTGTAAAGAGTCGTATTGCCTGTTACAAAGCCAGTGACCTGTTTGATCTGGTTTTTGGATTCACCCCCGGTATTAGTAGTACAGAAAATATATGATGTGGTCCCTTCGGGCCCTGTACGGCTCGTGACCTGCCCTAACAAATTATAGGCCATCGTATGCGTTTTCCCATTAGCGTTAACCTGGGTCGTCAACTGCCCAAGAGCATCATAATCATAAGTGGTTATACCTGCATTGGCATCAGTCAACTTGGTCTGCATACCATATATATCGTACTCACTGGACGTGAGGGTAACATTGTCTTTTTTTACATCCTTTAATCCGCCATGGTTGTAATAGGAATACGTGAGTGTGCCCCCATTATCTGTTGCACTGGTTACTTTTCCGGTAGCATCGGTAACCTTAAAAGTTGTGCCGGTCGGTGCCGTGGTTGTCAATGTAAGTGCTCCTGCCGAGTAGGCATGTGTCATACTGGTAGTTCCCTGTGCGCCCTGATCTACGGAAACCAGCCAATTGTAATCCGGGTCATAGCCATTGGTGGTGGTAATGTATGGCTCGCCGGACTTATGTGGCTGGGTACTTGTCTTAATATTCCCCTTCGCATCATAGGTTTGTACCTGGATGATTGTACCGCTAAAACCTTCGGTTTCCGTCCTGACCTGCCTACCTAGCAGGTCATACCAGGTTTTAACATCGGGCTTGCCCTGGGCAGGATAAGTTAGGTCACCTCGCCATACAGCCCCGTTTGAATTATCCCAAACATAGGTTTGGTTCGTCGTATAAGGTCCTGGATAGGTTGTAGTTTTTGTTCTGCCAAATCCATCATAAGTAGAGCTGGTCGTGAGCCCGTCAATCCCTGTTACCGTCAGTGGCTTACCCCATTTTGGATCATACGTAGCAGATGAACCCTGACTTAAAGCATTGGTAGACGATTGGGCGTACCTGCCTTTGGAGTCGAACACCGAAGACGAATTCCGGGCTGTCATGCCCGAAGGCGTTACTGTGGTGCTTGTAAGGTTTCCAAGGGAATTGTATCCATAACTTGTGACTACGGATTTAGCCGTTCCCGAAAAATCTGTTTTGGAATTAAGCTGTCCGATACTATTATACCCAAAACCTGTAACCACACTGTAAGCCGGGATTTGGCCGTTGCGGGTTCTTGCAATGGTTACTGAGGTGGGTTTATTGGGAATGCTACCCGGAAATGCGCCGTAGATGGTCGTGGTTTCAATAACTTCCACTCCACTATTGACGTCCATCTTGCTATAGGTAATGTTTCCATTGGTGTCGTCATAAGTACTGGTTGTTTTTACTGAGCGGCCTGTCAGGTTACTGCTTTCCAGAAGTTCGGTTGTTTTTACCCAAAAGCGCTTCGCAGCGGGAGAAACAAAACTACTGGTGAACGTGGTTGTATTAAGCAGGATGGTGCTGATACCAAGATGTACCGAAGTCTTGAAAGGAATTGCTGTATAAAATGTAGTATTAAACTGGTTTTCCAAAGTGGTTCTTATCCCCAGTGTTTGATCTGCGGAATAAGAATACTTAAAACCTAAAAACCCTTTCCCCGCCCTGTGCAATCTTGCTTCTTCATAACTGTACTGAACAGCTGATGCACCACCTATGCCATTGGGTATTTTGAACTCAGAAACAAGCATTAAAGCGGGTTGAATAATATTAAACGGATAGGTAGAAATACCTGTTCCCCTGGTATAAAAGGAATCATTGCCTACCAGGCTCTTATAATTCCATTCAGTAACGTGATTGAGACCATTAGAGACTTTATGAATTAAGTTATCGGTGCCGTCCTTATTAAAAACAAGATAGGAAAACGCACCACCAACGGAAGAAACTAAATCTGTTCTGCCATCTCCATTCAGGTCGGTTGGAAAATCATAAATGGTAACACCGCGACCCACTGGTCCCAAGATATAAGTAAGGACATCATATTTTATCTTCTGATAGGCAAATGAATCATTATTACTGTAATAAAAATCCTCACCCGAGCGTCTTTCTACCTCTGTGCTACCGTCAGGAAGGCTCGTTGTGGATGCCCGGGCCCAGCGAATAAAAATATCTGATCGTCCGTCACCGTTGTAGTCACCTAGAACAACTAAATTTTCATCATACTCAGGCGCCATTGCCGACGGCCATTTAGATGTAGTACTATCTATACTGATAACGCTTGGGACTAAGTTTTTCCCATCTGAAACCCATTTTTTTAGCGTAGAAAGACCATCAGAAACTTCCAGAATATCTGATTTTCCGTCACCATTAAAATCAGCAACAAATAAGTCGCCGCTAGCTGTTGTAAGGGAACTGCCCGAATAAATCCGCGTAGCATTATATCCTTCAAGTGTAAATATTTCTGTTGTGCTGTTTCCAACAAACATAATATCCTGCTTTCCGTCCCCGTTAAAATCAAGTATCTCAATCCTGTTGGCATTGACCCATGAAGCAACAGGAAAGTTGGTTGGGCCTGGTATAGAGATTGCTCCACATGCTCCACCAGTGACATAATTTGAACAAAGAAAAGGCAAATAGCTTCCCAGCGTATTACCTAGGATAGTAATATATTCCGAAATTCCATCCCCATCAAAATCCCCTGGGTAGAAAAACTTTTTAGAGGAGTGTATGCGATCATAGTTCGGCTGAGGAGATCGCGGAGGAAGGGGCACAAAACTTGTACCACCATTTCGGCTTTCATAAAGCGTGACGTTTGCAAGCTTGGACTCCGTCGCCCCGTTAGGAACAATGTTCAACGTTAATACATCATCAATTCCGTCTCCGGTAAAATCGTTGGCTAGAAGGTTTTGTGAGTTTGGAACAGAGTATTTTTTCCCATTTGCCTTTATAACAGTAAAATTAACCGGCAAATCGACGGATGCTATTTGTGTATAGGATGTTCCCGCAACATTTGTTTTATAAACTTTAAAGTTATCCACATAGTCTATGTCATCACTTGTAGAAGATATGTGTACTGACAAGATATCACCTTTTCCATCCCCATCGTAGTCTCCTGAAAATGCCTGGATATCATTTCCTCCCGAAACATTTATTGAACCAGATGTTCGAAGAACTGGCGTGTCACCATATTTAAAAATAATAGGGTTTAACTGTGAATTATCACTGCCAAACTCTGTTACAGATTTTAAATACGAGTTTACATTGTCATGTCCGTAGCCAAATTGATATTTTTTTGCGATCCCGCCTTCCGCTTTAACAGTAATCAGATCGAGCAGGTATTTGCTTAATATGGAAGACCCTGCTTCATAAACCGTACGAATGTCTGAAAAAGTACCGGGTGCCGCTTCCTGGCGGACTTTATAACTAAATTCAATTACGTTATAAGTTGCCTGAATTGCACCGGGAGTGTCATTTCCAGTGTATTTAATATTTAGTAACCGAGAATCCCGTTCTGTTGATGTATTCGAATATTCGTATGAAATATAATTTCCATCGGGATATCTTACCTTGTTCAACCGCCAAAAAATAACCGTATTGCCTGTCTGGCTCATGAACCGGGAATCTGGCGTATTGCCAAATTCCATTTTTATCCCGTCCTTGGTCAGGACTTCAAATGACAAGGGCCCATTACCCTGGACACCAATAGCGGTTACAGTAGAGAAATCCTCTGTCTCTTTTCCATATTGTGAGTTTGCTGCACCATAAGTCCCAGTTTTCACAATAAGCCTTGAACCGTCCAGCGCGAAGCGGTCATTGGCCGATAGCTCGACAGGACCAGTAGCCCCATCGAAATAGACATTTCGGGCTACACGAGAAATTGCAGATAATCCCGAAATGTTCCAACCCATGCCTGCAATCCCGCTGCCGCCCTGGGAATTATATTCAATTGAAACAGATGGAGCCACATTATTTGTACCTGGTGGTACAGCAATGGGGATCGAATAAGAGGCACCTCCATTTCCAGACACAGCCCCTGCACCCGGAGTACTACCAACAGCTAGTGAAGTATTTATCGCACGGCCATTAAAGGTAGTATTATCATACAAGCTAGTATAGGTGACATTCTGAGCTAAACAGGAAGATAGCGCTGCAAAAAGAAGGAGTGCAACTTGTAAATACTTTTTCATCAGGTTAGTTTTAAAATGTAAACGGGGGTGTTTACTAAATTACAATGAGTATCAGAAGCAAGAGGACTGATCTAAGGACCTCCTTAAACTTTCGCTTATTTTGCACTGTGGATCTGATAGCTCATAAGTCATAAAAACTGTTGAATGACTTAAAGCTATTTATGCCCCGGTATGGCTTGGAAAGAAACCCAAAATAGTGTCAAGGACAACCCGCTGGACAAGAGGACTGTGCAGATAACGTTATGTCGAAACCATTCATGGCCAAATTCCCACCGGCAAAATCAATCCCGTAAACTGTTGCATTTACATTGAGTACGGGATAGGGTTTGCCGGATAGCAACGGGATAACAACTTTTTGACAAGGTTCAGGCACAACCCCTTCCGACCAGTTGCCGGCAACGTTCCAAAGCTCGTTGACATTTCCGGTCCAGGTATTCACGCAATTGCCGGAGGTTGATATACGTTTGATACGGTTTCCAGCAGCATCATAGGAGTAGGTCGCCGGTCCACCATTAGTCATTGACAATCTGGAGGCAGGCTCAGGTTCGGATTTGGGAATATTGTCCTGGGCGAAGGCAGATCCCAGGCTTAATAGCACAAAACCAATTATTTTCGCGAGTGTATTCTTCATTTGAATTAAAGTTTAAATACCCCGTTGATTAACGTTTTTCGAGTTTGTTCATCAAAACCCGAACCTGATCTAGCGCGGCACTTTGCTCCTCAATCAACTCGTCATTCTTTTTAATCAGCTTGTCGTGTTCGATGATATAGAGCGTTAGCTCCTCAATTTTCTCTTGCTGCCTTCGGGCCATGTCGCCCAAATTCAATCCATGTTTTTCGATCAGGCGCGAAGACGGGATATTTGGAAGGTGCCCGTTTGTATTGATGTACTCCTCTACCTCAGAAAGGGGCCTAAGTTGATAATCTTTCTCAAAAACATAATCTGCCCAGGTGTTGCTAACCGTTAGCTCCTTTGCTAACACCCCTCCATTAACAAATAATTTATACTGACTGGTGTTGACCGTGCCCGTGCCTGTGGTTGCTGTTGCTGGAAAAGGGGCGCCACCGGTACCAGCGATTCCTACTGGGCTGTTAAATACCAATTTACCTGCAGATACCGGGCTTGCCGTGGCAAACTCGCCATATATCAGGGGGGTTGTGGTCCCTGTATTAGCGATATACAATTTATCATTTCCTAATTCATTCTGCCCAGCAAAATTTCCTATAAAAACATTGCGGCTACCTGTGCTTGTGTAACCCGAACCAAAACCAATATACGTATTATTGGCTCCGGATATACTTGCTAAACCAGACCCGCGTCCAATGTAGACATTATTGGACCCACTGCTATTTCCATAACCAGCATCTAATCCGACGAACACATTAGAGCTTCCAGTTGTGTTTCCATTTCCGGATGTGGTTCCCAAAAACGAATTATATTGTCCCGTTGTGTTCTGAAATCCACTTCTGTAACCAACAAAAGTATTGGAAGAACCAGATGTGTTTGCTGTTCCACTTGAAGTCCCAAGGAATGTATTTTGATTACCAGCAGCATTTGTCATCCCTGCGTTCTCGCCAAAAAAAGAATTCAGCTTACCTGTTGTGGTTAAATTTCCGCTGTTAGGCCCAACAAAAGAATTCAATTCTCCTGTTGAAGCTTTTTTGACGGTTAAAAACCGGTAAGTAGACAACGATATATAGCCACTGTCAACAGTAAGGTTTTTGTTAGCTATCACATTATCTGCCATGATTCTGAGGGGTTGGCCTGCAGAAGTTGTGATTGTATTTTGTCCTCTTACCACCAAATGGCTGGTAAATAGAACTAAAAGCAGAAGATATCTCATCCTTTATATTAATAATGGTTTGTTATTTGATTGTATAATTAAGGTGGCCAACGATTTCCTTTAAATCCGCTTTATGGGTTATCAAGGTAGCTTGCTGAGACAGTATTTTTTTTCGCTGTTCAATGATATAGAGCGTTAGCTCCTCAATTTTCTCTTGCTGCCTTCGGGCCATGTCGCCCAAATTCAATCCATGTTTTTCGATCAGGCGCGAAGACGGGATATTTGGAAGGTGCCCGTTTGTATTGATGTACTCCTCTACCTCAGAAAGGGGCCTAAGTTGATAATCTTTCTCAAAAACATAATCTGCCCAGGTGTTGCTAACCGTTAGCTCCTTTGCTAACACCCCTCCATTAACAAATAATTTATACTGACTGGTGTTGACCGTGCCCGTGCCTGTGGTCGCTGTTGCTGGAAAGGGGGCGCCACCGGTACCAGCGATTCCTACCGGGCTGTTGAATACCAATTTACCTACAGATACCGGGCTTGCCGTGGCAAACTCGCCATATATCAGAGGGGTTGTGGTCCCTGTATTAGCGATATACAATTTATCATTTCCTAACTCAGTCTGCCCAGCTAAATTTCCTATAATAACATTGCGGCTACCCGTGCTTGTGTACCCCGCACCAGTACCTATATACGTATTATTGGCTCCGGTTATACTATTCACACCAGAAGCCCGTCCCACGTACACGTTTGAACTTGCTCCAACACTCATATACCCCGCATCAAGTCCCAAGAATACATTCGATGCTCCAGATGTATTGGAGTTGCCGCTGGTCGTTCCAAAAAAAACATTAAGGCCCCCGGTTGTGTTTCCAAATCCGCCACGATTACCAACAAAAGTGTTGGAAGAACCTGATGTATTGGATGCTCCACTTAATGACCCCATAAAAGTGTTGGTATTACCACCCGTATTCCCCATACCAGCGTTTTCACCAAAAAAGGAATTTGACTTACCTGTTGTGGTTAGGTTTCCGCTATTAGGACCAACAAAGGAATTTAATTCACCTGTTGGGGCCTTTTTTATTGCTAGAAAACGATAAGTAGACAATGACAAATAGCCGCTGTCAATAGCAAGGTGTTTCCTAACTATAA
This Dyadobacter sp. UC 10 DNA region includes the following protein-coding sequences:
- a CDS encoding FG-GAP-like repeat-containing protein; its protein translation is MKKYLQVALLLFAALSSCLAQNVTYTSLYDNTTFNGRAINTSLAVGSTPGAGAVSGNGGASYSIPIAVPPGTNNVAPSVSIEYNSQGGSGIAGMGWNISGLSAISRVARNVYFDGATGPVELSANDRFALDGSRLIVKTGTYGAANSQYGKETEDFSTVTAIGVQGNGPLSFEVLTKDGIKMEFGNTPDSRFMSQTGNTVIFWRLNKVRYPDGNYISYEYSNTSTERDSRLLNIKYTGNDTPGAIQATYNVIEFSYKVRQEAAPGTFSDIRTVYEAGSSILSKYLLDLITVKAEGGIAKKYQFGYGHDNVNSYLKSVTEFGSDNSQLNPIIFKYGDTPVLRTSGSINVSGGNDIQAFSGDYDGDGKGDILSVHISSTSDDIDYVDNFKVYKTNVAGTSYTQIASVDLPVNFTVIKANGKKYSVPNSQNLLANDFTGDGIDDVLTLNIVPNGATESKLANVTLYESRNGGTSFVPLPPRSPQPNYDRIHSSKKFFYPGDFDGDGISEYITILGNTLGSYLPFLCSNYVTGGACGAISIPGPTNFPVASWVNANRIEILDFNGDGKQDIMFVGNSTTEIFTLEGYNATRIYSGSSLTTASGDLFVADFNGDGKSDILEVSDGLSTLKKWVSDGKNLVPSVISIDSTTSKWPSAMAPEYDENLVVLGDYNGDGRSDIFIRWARASTTSLPDGSTEVERRSGEDFYYSNNDSFAYQKIKYDVLTYILGPVGRGVTIYDFPTDLNGDGRTDLVSSVGGAFSYLVFNKDGTDNLIHKVSNGLNHVTEWNYKSLVGNDSFYTRGTGISTYPFNIIQPALMLVSEFKIPNGIGGASAVQYSYEEARLHRAGKGFLGFKYSYSADQTLGIRTTLENQFNTTFYTAIPFKTSVHLGISTILLNTTTFTSSFVSPAAKRFWVKTTELLESSNLTGRSVKTTSTYDDTNGNITYSKMDVNSGVEVIETTTIYGAFPGSIPNKPTSVTIARTRNGQIPAYSVVTGFGYNSIGQLNSKTDFSGTAKSVVTSYGYNSLGNLTSTTVTPSGMTARNSSSVFDSKGRYAQSSTNALSQGSSATYDPKWGKPLTVTGIDGLTTSSTYDGFGRTKTTTYPGPYTTNQTYVWDNSNGAVWRGDLTYPAQGKPDVKTWYDLLGRQVRTETEGFSGTIIQVQTYDAKGNIKTSTQPHKSGEPYITTTNGYDPDYNWLVSVDQGAQGTTSMTHAYSAGALTLTTTAPTGTTFKVTDATGKVTSATDNGGTLTYSYYNHGGLKDVKKDNVTLTSSEYDIYGMQTKLTDANAGITTYDYDALGQLTTQVNANGKTHTMAYNLLGQVTSRTGPEGTTSYIFCTTNTGGESKNQIKQVTGFVTGNTTLYTYDALGRILTMNEKVDNLDNITSYTYNAFGDVLTTTYPSGLVITNQYDGNGYIQKIKRGSTDLYTTTTTNGQGQVTAYSLGNTKSSVNTYVNGFPTKFETAGIQDLRMVWNYQTGNLTSRNDARSTVAKTETFTYDNLNRLTGSTISGVLGSFTTTYGSNGNIATKTDAGTYAYHASKPNAVTGITNPSSISLLQQDIIYTAFMQPDVIKENGYELTYTYGADYERIKSVTKQGSTTINTRTYFSGYEKDVKNNITRYIHYIATPVGLSAIIVTGNGIDSTHYTYTDHLGSIVAVTNNSGVVEAQQSFDAWGRRRNVTTWALLGPTSATGLPVWLYRGYTGHEHLDQFGLINMNARLYDPVLGRVLSPDNYVQEPFMTQSFNRYTYAMNNPLVYTDPDGNFWNFVIGAAIGGFSGWQIGKDRGAKGWGMVGYIIGGAAIGAATAGIGDAVVGAFGSAATTSSAASMGVYAAAGAAAGAFSGGSFAALGGGSWGEIGRGALFGGLGGGALGAVGGYLKYNSLSESLSNKSNYTAYNDNGPGGKVPAFNENNPINLPEHTFLSPRGLPLATGAAQPNYFIEDMFVGGQIFSGLKLATSFLKATIWGVKSVRYSDDLVKAAQKLYPKKAGMTELHHITPKYLGGAANGPLVPLNGSYHQVITNEFRALWPYGRGIPSATELQTIMKQVYSKYPLPSGY